Proteins from a single region of Starkeya sp. ORNL1:
- a CDS encoding efflux RND transporter periplasmic adaptor subunit codes for MRKRLPISPRPSTREPRRLGPLIACLVSATALSACGEAASAPPQAHEMVKVQTVSFQPIARTVSLTGTIAARIESKLSFRVAGRIAARKVDVGDHVKAGDVLATIETPEQEADVQSARATLRASEATLVQAQSSFARQKQLIASGFTTRSNFDSAQEQLRSAEGAVESARADVGTAEQQLSFTILKADADGVITARDAEAGQVVAAAQTVFTLARDGARDAIFDVYEALLADTPPSDRVEIRLLSDQDVVATAVVREVSPTFDAATGTVRVKMSLIDPPAAMGLGAAVFGSGKWAAKNLIPLPWTSLSAGEAGPTVWVVDPKTNAVSQRPITVDHYGTGQILVSAGLKQGETVVTAGGQFLRAGQVVAIASGEPS; via the coding sequence ATGCGCAAGCGTCTCCCGATTTCTCCAAGGCCCTCCACGCGTGAGCCGCGCCGGTTGGGCCCGCTCATCGCCTGCCTCGTCTCGGCCACCGCACTGTCCGCCTGCGGGGAAGCGGCCAGCGCTCCGCCGCAAGCGCACGAGATGGTCAAGGTGCAGACCGTGTCGTTTCAGCCGATCGCCCGCACGGTGTCGCTGACCGGGACCATCGCCGCACGCATCGAGAGCAAGCTTTCGTTTCGCGTTGCCGGCCGGATCGCCGCGCGCAAGGTCGACGTGGGTGACCACGTGAAGGCCGGCGACGTTCTGGCGACGATCGAGACCCCGGAGCAGGAAGCCGATGTGCAATCCGCCAGGGCCACGCTGCGGGCCTCCGAGGCGACGCTGGTGCAGGCGCAGAGCAGTTTTGCCCGTCAGAAGCAGCTGATCGCGAGCGGCTTCACGACACGCAGCAATTTCGATTCAGCCCAGGAGCAGTTGCGCAGTGCCGAAGGGGCGGTCGAGTCCGCCCGCGCGGATGTCGGCACGGCGGAGCAACAGCTCTCCTTCACGATTCTGAAGGCCGACGCCGACGGCGTGATCACCGCGCGCGATGCCGAGGCCGGCCAGGTCGTCGCGGCAGCACAGACGGTCTTCACCTTGGCGCGCGACGGCGCGCGCGACGCGATCTTCGATGTCTATGAAGCCCTGCTCGCCGATACGCCTCCCAGCGATCGCGTCGAGATCCGGCTGCTTTCTGATCAGGACGTGGTCGCCACCGCCGTCGTGCGCGAGGTCTCGCCTACCTTCGACGCGGCGACGGGCACCGTTCGGGTGAAGATGTCGCTGATCGACCCGCCGGCCGCCATGGGTCTCGGCGCCGCCGTGTTCGGGAGCGGCAAATGGGCAGCGAAGAATCTGATTCCGCTGCCCTGGACATCGCTTTCCGCAGGCGAAGCCGGACCGACGGTGTGGGTCGTCGATCCGAAGACCAACGCCGTGTCGCAGCGCCCGATCACCGTCGACCACTACGGGACGGGACAGATCCTGGTCAGTGCCGGGCTGAAGCAAGGCGAGACCGTCGTGACCGCCGGCGGCCAGTTCCTGCGTGCGGGACAGGTGGTCGCCATTGCCTCGGGAGAGCCCTCATGA
- a CDS encoding VOC family protein — MAKAIHSMIRVLDEARSVDFYGKAFGLKIADRFGFDGFTLIYLRNDAADFEVELTVNHDRTEPYTLGDGYGHIAFAVDDLDAEHARFIELGLNPNPVKEFFREGSLLAKFFFVTDPDGYKIEVLQSRGRYK; from the coding sequence TTGGCCAAGGCCATTCATTCGATGATCCGGGTGCTCGACGAAGCGCGCTCGGTGGATTTCTACGGCAAGGCGTTCGGACTGAAGATTGCCGACCGCTTCGGCTTTGACGGCTTCACGCTGATCTATCTGCGCAATGACGCGGCCGACTTCGAGGTCGAGCTGACCGTCAATCACGACCGCACCGAGCCCTACACTCTCGGCGACGGCTACGGGCACATCGCTTTCGCCGTCGATGATCTCGACGCCGAGCATGCCCGCTTCATCGAGCTCGGGCTCAATCCCAATCCGGTCAAGGAATTCTTCCGCGAGGGCTCGCTGCTCGCGAAGTTCTTCTTCGTCACCGATCCCGATGGCTACAAGATAGAGGTGCTGCAGAGCC
- a CDS encoding TetR/AcrR family transcriptional regulator encodes MIRHPSTMQHPGADADPAGAPASAAGLAAWPDRTNPKVRQLLEAAHALFLDQPYDTVSTDAIVKEAKVSKATLYAYFPSKEALFAALVSDKCGQTAQAIWESASASDDVEEVLRTIAQNFMAMFATGDALAFYRSIIAQVPRFPELGRIFYESGPKVLQERIESFLRDASERGDMAIPDPKLAAMQFLQLISVDVPLIGLLGLEPLTKQRADIAIESGVALFMAGYGARPRTR; translated from the coding sequence ATGATCCGGCATCCTTCGACAATGCAGCACCCTGGCGCTGACGCGGATCCCGCTGGTGCTCCGGCGAGCGCGGCTGGTCTTGCCGCCTGGCCCGACCGGACCAATCCCAAGGTGCGGCAGCTGCTGGAGGCGGCGCATGCGCTCTTCCTCGACCAGCCCTACGACACCGTCAGCACGGACGCGATCGTGAAGGAGGCCAAGGTTTCCAAGGCAACGCTCTATGCCTATTTCCCCAGCAAGGAGGCGCTGTTCGCGGCCCTGGTCAGCGACAAGTGCGGACAGACCGCACAGGCGATCTGGGAGTCGGCCTCGGCTTCCGACGATGTCGAGGAGGTGCTGCGGACCATCGCGCAGAATTTCATGGCGATGTTCGCGACCGGCGACGCGCTCGCCTTCTACCGCAGCATCATCGCCCAGGTGCCGAGGTTTCCCGAACTCGGACGCATTTTCTACGAGTCGGGCCCGAAGGTCCTGCAGGAGAGGATCGAAAGCTTCCTGCGCGACGCGAGCGAGAGGGGAGACATGGCCATTCCTGACCCGAAGCTTGCAGCGATGCAGTTTCTCCAGCTCATTTCGGTCGACGTCCCCTTGATCGGCCTGCTGGGTCTCGAACCGCTGACGAAGCAGAGGGCTGACATCGCGATCGAGAGCGGTGTCGCGCTTTTCATGGCGGGCTATGGCGCCAGGCCGCGCACGAGGTGA
- a CDS encoding ribbon-helix-helix domain-containing protein, which translates to MCHIFAGQAPETYESQTRSVRIGGHSTSIRLEAAFWAILEEVAAHQGMSLGKFVTTLHDEVLELHGEVSNFASLLRCSCLIYLGEVRGKAPSAPREMARRACASELQAAE; encoded by the coding sequence ATGTGCCACATCTTCGCGGGCCAAGCGCCCGAGACCTATGAGAGCCAGACGCGATCGGTGCGGATCGGCGGCCATTCGACGTCGATCCGGCTGGAAGCGGCGTTCTGGGCCATCCTCGAAGAGGTCGCCGCCCATCAGGGCATGAGTCTCGGCAAGTTCGTCACCACGCTGCATGACGAGGTGCTGGAACTGCATGGGGAGGTGAGTAATTTCGCCTCGCTGCTGCGCTGCTCCTGCCTGATCTATCTCGGCGAAGTGCGCGGCAAGGCGCCCAGCGCGCCGCGCGAGATGGCGCGCCGGGCGTGCGCGAGCGAATTGCAGGCCGCTGAATGA